ATTATGTACGCAGTTCTAAAATCAGTAGGAAAACAGTTCAAAGTATCACCTGGTGATATTTTAAAAATGGACAAAATTGAAGGAAATGTAGGAGATACTATTTCTTTTAAAGATGTCGTAGCTGTTGGAAATGGCGATAAGTTTGAATTAGGGTCACCTGCCGTTCAGGGTGCTGAAGTTTCTGCAAAACTTCTACACCAGACGAGAGATGACAAAATTCGTGTTTTCAGAAAGAACAGAAGAAAGCACTTCCAAAGAACAAAAGGTCATCGTCAATACATCTCTATTTTAAAAGTGATGTCTATTAAATCTGCAATTGGTGAAGAAAGCTTCAAAGAGCCAGCTAAAAAAGCTGCTCCAAAAAAAGAAGCTGCACCAAAAGCTGAAGCTCCAAAAAAGGAAGCAGCTCCAAAAGTAGAAGCTCCTAAAACTGAAGAAAAAAAGACTGTGAAAAAAGAAACAACTGAGGTAAAAGAGTAGAACTATGGCAACAAAAAAAGCAGGCGGAAGTTCGAAAAACGGAAGAGACTCGGCTGGTAGAAGGCTGGGTGTCAAGAAGTTTGGCGGCGAACACGTTATCCCTGGAAACATTTTAGTTCGTCAGCGTGGTACTAAATTTTACCCGGGCGACAATGTCGGAATTGGGAAAGATCACACTCTTTTCTCCAAAGCTGAGGGAAAAGTGCAGTTCAAAAAATCCCGTAACAGACAGTTTGTTTCCGTCCACTAAAATTTCCTAATCTCTCACATTTCTATCTGTTATGGCGTTCATCGATAAAGCAAAAATTTATATTAAATCTGGCAACGGTGGTCATGGCGCCTTAAGTTTTCGTAGAGAAAAGTTTATTGAATATGGTGGCCCGAATGGTGGCAATGGAGGCAAAGGTGGAGACGTTATTTTCCGAGGGAACAAAGGAATTAATACCCTTCAACGATATCGCTTTAATCAACACCATAAAGCACAGAATGGTATGGGTGGCGCTGGTCAACTCAAAACAGGATCCAGCGGAAAAGATCTGATTTTAGATGTTCCATGCGGAACGGAAATCTACAATGAAGATATGACTATCAAGTTGCATGAAATCCTCGATGATGATCAAACCTATCACTTTCTTCGTGGTGGCCAAGGGGGTAAAGGCAATGCTCACTTTAAAAGCTCCACAAATCGAGCACCTCGAAAATTTCAACAAGGAGAAAAGGGTCAAGAAGCAACTGTCCGATTAAAACTCAAGATCCTAGCTGATGTTGGTTTAGTAGGAATGCCTAACGCAGGAAAGTCTTCTATTTTAAATTTTGTCACAAATGCAAAATCGAAAGTAGCAGATTACGCTTTTACCACACTTCATCCTCATATCGGCATGGTTCAAAAGGAAGATTTAGAATTCGTCTTAGCTGATATTCCTGGTTTAATTGAAAATGCTAGTGATGGAAAAGGTCTAGGACATGACTTTCTCTCTCATGTAGAGCGATGTAAGATTTTAATTCATGTAATTGATACAACAGAGGCTGATCCTTTCAAAAATTATCAAATCATCCGCCAAGAATTAGAGAATTATGGGGCTGAAATCGAAAGTAAAAAAGAAATTATTGCACTTAATAAAGTGGAGCTGCTTGATGAAAAAGAAGTAGAACAAATCAAAGAAAAATTCTCCTCTCTAGATCGACGAATCTTTACTATCTCTGCCGCTACGGGATATCATCTCGATCAACTGACAAATTTATGCTTAGAATACCTTCAAGATGAATAAAACATTTCAAAACTTAGCTAAACAATCAAAAGTCATTGTGATCAAAGTAGGCTCTAACATCTTAGTCAATGAGAAATTTAAACTACGCAAAAAATGGCTGAATTCCCTAGTAGATGATGTTGCCAAGTTACAAAAAAAAGGCTCTAAAATTATAATTGTCTCCTCTGGGGCGATTGCATTGGGAAGAGATGTTTTGCAAAAGAAAAAACTCACCAACTTGCATGAAAAACAAGCCGCCGCCTCTATTGGTCAAATTCAATTATCTCAGAATTGGCAGCGTGCCTTTGCAAGATCTAAAATTCAAAGTTCTCAAATTTTAATTACTGCAGAAGACCTCAATGAACGAAGAAAATATTTAAATATTCGAAATACAATTTATTCACTGATGGATCTCAATGTTATTCCTATTATTAATGAAAATGATACAACCTCCACAGAAGAAATTCGCTTTGGAGATAACGACAAACTCTCTGCTATGATTGCCAATGCTCTGTCTGCTGAACTCTTAATATTACTTTCTGATGTCAATGGTCTATATACAAGTAATCCAAAAAAGTCTTCTAACGCAAAGTTACTGACTTCAGTTTCAGAGATTGATCAAAAAATTGAAAAGTATGTTGATCAAGACTTAAGCGAATTTGGTTCTGGCGGAATGCTTGCCAAAGTCAATGCTGCGAAGCTTTGCATGCAATCTGGATCTACAATGATCATCTCCAACGGATTAGTGAATAATCCTATCGATCAAATCCATCCTAAAAAATCTACCTGGTTTCATCCAGCAAAGAATATTCTGACTAGCCGCCAGCAATGGATCTGGAATAGACCCATACAAAAAGCCATCATTCACATCGATGAAGGTGCATCCAAAGCTTTGGGTAAAAATTCAAGCTTACTGGCTATTGGGGTAAAGGGCATCGAAGGACGGTTTTATCGTGGTGATACAGTTTCAATTCACTACAATAAAAAAGAAGTGGCGCGTGGAATGATTAACTATGATTTTAAGGAAATGGACCAAATTAAAGGAAAAAAATCCAATGAAATCAGTACTATTTTAGGTTTTGTGCGTGAAGATGAGATCATTCATAAAGACAACTTGGTGGCTTCTCGATGAGTGAATACTTTGATCAAATTCTAACTCAAGCAAAGCAAGCTTCCTTTGATATGGCAAAATTATCAGCCAAAGATCGCAGCAAAATTTTAATGAACATCTCTGGATTTTTAGTTGCTCGCAAACAAGAAATCTTACAGGCCAACCAAATCGATATAGATCGAGCCAAACAAAACAATTTATCCGCGCCCATGGTCAACCGATTAATTCTTACAGATATAAAAATCGATCAACTCGCACAAGATGTAGAAAAAATTGCTCAAATGGCTGATCCTTTAAATCAAGAATTAGAAAAATGGTCAAACCCAACAAACGGACTTCAGTTCTCCAAAGTCTCTGTTCCGATTGGAGTTATTGGAATTATTTATGAGTCACGTCCTAATGTCACTATTGATGCAGCAAGCTTATGTCTTCGCTCAGGCAATGTTTCCATTTTACGGGGAGGCTCTGAGTGTATTGAGACCAATAAAAAATTATACGAATGTATTCAAGAAGCCTTAAAAGATTTGCAACTAAATCCTTATCTTGTTTGCTTTGTGGAGCAAACAGATCGTGCTTATGTCCAAGAGTTACTTCAGGCCGAAGGGAAAGTTGATGTAATTATTCCACGAGGAGGAAAATCGCTTATTCAAACGATCACTGATAACTCTCGAGTTCCTACGATTAAACATTTAGAGGGTATTTGCCATACGATTTGGGATGAAGGTTATCCTAAAGAGCAAGCCCAATCGATTATTCATAATGCAAAACTTCGCAGACCTGAAATATGTGGTGCTACCGAAACATTGCTCATTCATTCTAGTCATTCTGCTGAAGATATCGCGTATGTCTTAGATGATCTGAAATCACAAGGATGTGAGATTATTGGCTGTGAGAAACTAGCTCAACTTTATTCCATCGATCGTCCAGCCGTGGAGGAAGATTGGTCGACGGAGTATCTGGATAAAAAAATATCTGTCAAAATCGTTGATAATATTGAAGAATCAGTTGATCACGTTAATCAATACGCCAGCGGTCACACCGAAAGTTGTTTGACCAATAATAGCCAGTCCATTCAATACTTTTTTCAAAACTGCAAAAGTGCCATCCTCATGCATAATGCTTCCACTCAATTTGCTGATGGGGGAGAGTTTGGCTTTGGAGCAGAGATAGGGATTTCAACCGATAAGCTTCATGTCCGTGGACCGGTGGGAGCCAAACACCTCACGACTTTTAAATACCAAGTAACAGGCAATCATACGACCAGACCCTAATGGATTTTACTCAAACTGCTCTTGAATTAGAAAAGCATCGAGCCTATTTGAATGAAATTTCAAAAGAAGACATTGTTCATATTATTAAGTCTGTCATTTTTCATTTAGAGCAGAAAAAAATCTTTCAAGAAGAAGAGTTAAAAAAAATAAATTTAACAGTTCTGACGAATGAGCCCTTTAATAATCTTTACTTTAAATATAATAAGGAGCGACTTCCTCTGGCTGGAACTATCATCCTACAAGAAAGTGATAATTTAACTTTTACTATTTCTTTGTGCCATCATTTTAAAATGAGAAACGCTCTTATTATTACAGGTTCAAATTCTCAGCAATCGGAAATACTTGATATCTTCTTTCAAACATTAAGTGAAAATCAATTGAAGAGTGATTTCATCAAAATAATTCAATGAATAGGACCGTAGGAATTTATGGGGGGTTCTTTAATCCTTTTCATTTAGGACACCTTCATGTTATTCAATCCTCTCTGGAGCACCTTCAGCTCCAAAAACTCATTACCCTTCCAACTTTTCACAATCCTTTAAAAGAGAATATCAATTCCCTCCATCCTCATGATCAGATAAAACAACTTCGTTCAGAAATTTCCCTGCCGAAAGTGAAAATTTCAGATTTTGAATTTCGCCATCAAACTAAATGTACTGCTGATGTATTAAAAAAAATTCAGTCTCGATGTTCTTTAGACCAATTCTATTTAATTGTAGGATTAGACCAATTAGGTCAATTTCACCGTTGGACGGAATATCAATGGATAATCCAAAATATTAGTATTTGCGTTATTTATAGACCGAGATATGATGAACATATTGAAAATACACACATTCATAAGGAATTTCCCCACTTATTCATGTCTGATTTAACTAAATTTATCAACCATTCTACGCCTTGTTTACATATTCTTAACCTTCCTGGGGTAGACTTATCATCAAGTGAGTTACGAGATTCCTAATCAACACAAAGACCCTGCTGTTCAAGCCATCGTCAATAGCCTTGAGGATAATAAAGCTGAAAACGTCACTGTCATCCCCTTAAAAGGAAAAGCAGAATTTGCTGAATTCATGGTTGTCGCTTCCGGTCGTTCCAATAAACATGTGGACTCCGTCTCGGAGAAAGTTTATCGAGATTTAAAATCTCAAAAGCATTTTGTTCACAAGCCAGAAGGAAAGCCTCTTTGCGACTGGACGGTTATTGATGCAGGTCACGTTTTAGTGCATATTTTTAGAAATGAAGTTCGTGAAGTTTACGATTTGGAAAAGCTTTGGTCTGAAGACTTTACCAATATTAATACGGCCTCTTAAATACAAATCGATGTTAAAGTACATTTTAATTTTTCTTTTCGCCTTTCATGCCCCCTCTAGTTTTGCCGATACTACAAAAGAAACTTATCGCCAACTCAGCATTTTTAATGAAGTATATAACCGAGTCAAAAATCAATATGTTGAAGAACTCACCGACAAAGAGTTAGTGGAAAAAGCATTAAACGGAATGCTTCAAGCTCTTGATCCTCATTCCAGTTATATGAATGAAGAAGTTTTTAAAGAAATGCAGGAAGACACTTCCGGTACCTTTGGTGGACTTGGAATTGAAATTACAACTGATAAAGGATTTATTAAAATCATCTCACCGATTGATGATACTCCAGCATTTGAAGCTGGCATTCAAGCAGGGGATTACATCACTCACCTTAATGGCGAGTCTGTTGTAGATATGAACCTAAAAGAAGCAATTGATATTATGCGAGGGGAAGTAGGAACTTCTATTACCATTACTATTATTCGAGGTTCAGAAGAGCCATTCGATGTTGAACTCATCAGAGATACAATCAAAATGGCTTCTGTAAAGCACCGTGTTTTAAATGATGTTGGTGTTCTTCGTGTTAGTACATTTAATGAGCAAACAACTTCCGGACTCAAAGAAAGTATTCAAGAACTAGAAGAAAGTGAAAATCCACCGATTGGTTATGTGCTTGACCTTCGTAATAACCCAGGAGGTTTACTAACGGAGTCTGTATCCGTTTCTGATGTTTTCTTAGAAGAAGGGGAAATCGTCTCTATTCGAGGTAGAGAGAAAAAAGATGTTCAAGTATTTTCCGCCAAAAAAGGCGATTTAATTAATAAAAAACCCCTAGTGGTATTAATTAATGAGGGTTCAGCATCGGCCTCTGAAATTGTAGCAGGTGCTCTTCAAGATCATGATCGAGCAGTCATCATGGGAATGAAATCTTTTGGTAAGGGGTCTGTGCAAACTATCGTACCTATTGATGGTGGTGCGATACGATTAACCATAGCCAAATACTACACCCCAAGTGGAGACTCAATTCAAGCTGTGGGTATTGAACCTGACGTTGTGGTTCCCAGAGCAGAACTAAATATCATTGATAATTATTTTACCTTCCGAGAGTCTGATTATAAAGACGCTCTGGATAATGAAACTACAGATGGCAGTGAAGAAGAAGCTACATCAACTGATATTTTAGAAAAAGATTATCAGCTCTCTCGTGCTGTAGACGCTGTTAAGACCATTGCTGTTCTTAATTAATGAAAACTAATCCCAAAGACTATCGTCCTAATGTAGGGATGATGATCATCAATCAAAAAAAAGAAATTTTTGTTGGAAAAAGAATTGATCACCCTTCTGAGTTTTGGCAAATGCCCCAAGGAGGAATTGATGCTCAAGAAGTTCCTTCCATTGCCGCTTTAAGAGAAATGGAAGAAGAAGTAGGTATTAAGGAAAATAAAGTAGAGATGCTGACTGAAAGTCAGGACTGGTACTACTACTCTATTCCTAAAGATCTTGCGGAAACCTTATGGAAAGGAAAATATAAAGGCCAACGTCAAAAGTGGTTTTTATATAAATTTAAGGGCACAGACAAAGATATCAATATTCACACAGAACATCCCGAGTTCTCTGATTACAAATGGGTTACCAAAGATTTCTTAGTACCTAATATTGTTCCTTTTAAAAAGGAAATTTACGAAAAACTTTTAGTAGAATTTAAAGATTATTTATAAGAGGGGGAATTAATGACCTGCTCAAAAGTCCCTTGAGCTGACTCATTGCCTTCTAATTCTTGATAGGTTTTAGTCTGTTGATAGTTAGAACTATTCACATCACCTAAAGACTCGATTTGATCAACCAAAACCTCACAAGTCTTATCTTTCAACATCACCAGGCCGCCAGAAACAAAAAAGCTTTCTTGGAGCTGATTATTGGCCATTATTGCCATTTGTCCGGGTCGTAGCGAGCTGATGAAGGGTGAGTGATTTTCCATTGCTGCAAAATCACCCTCCGCTCCTGGCAATACTGCCATTTCAACTTCTTTTTCAAAAATAACTTTTTGAGGTGAGACGACCTTTAAGTTAATCATTCTTACTTAGTCGCTTCCTCAGCCATTTTCTTTGCTTTTTCTAAAGCTTCTTCCATCGTTCCCACCATGTAGAAAGCAGCTTCAGGGATATGATCGTAATCGCCCTTCACTAAGCCTTCAAAGCCTTTGATTGTATCTTCTAAGGAGACGAATTTACCAGGTGAACCTGTAAAGACTTCTGCTACGTGGAATGGCTGACTTAAGAAACGCTGAATTTTTCTAGCACGAGATACAACTAACTTATCTTCTTCCGATAATTCATCCATACCCAAGATCGCAATGATATCCTGAAGACTCTTATAAGTTTGAAGAGTTTTTTGAACATCACGAGCTACTTGATAGTGCTTTTCACCTAAAGTTCTGGGTTCCAAAATTCTCGAAGTAGAGTCTAGTGGATCCACCGCAGGGTAAATTCCTAATTCTGCAATTGAACGGTTCAACACGGTTGTTGCATCCAAGTGAGAGAATGATGTCGCTGGCGCAGGGTCTGTTAAGTCGTCAGCTGGAACATAAATCGCTTGAACGGATGTAATCGAACCTTTGTTCGTAGTTGTAATTCTTTCCTGAAGGGCACCCATGTCCGTGGCTAGGGTTGGTTGATATCCCACCGCTGATGGAATACGTCCAAGAAGCGCCGACACCTCAGAACCAGCCTGAGTAAAACGGAAGATGTTATCAACGAAGAATAACACGTCTTGGTTTTCTTCATCACGGAAATATTCTGCCTGTGTTAGACCAGAAAGAGCAACACGCGCTCTTGCTCCTGGAGGCTCGTTCATCTGACCGTAGACGAGAGACACTTTTGAAGATCCACCATCTAAGTTGATAACACCAGACTCGATCATTTCATGATAAAGGTCATTACCTTCACGAGTACGCTCTCCCACACCGGCAAACACTGAGTATCCACCGTGGGCTTTCGCAACGTTGTTAATTAATTCCATGATGAGCACGGTTTTTCCCACACCGGCACCACCAAATAGACCAATTTTACCACCTTTTGCGTATGGAGCGAGCAAATCGATAACTTTAATACCGGTAACCAGTACCTCGGTCTCAGTGGATTGGTCAACAAACTCAGGAGCAGATCTGTGAATAGGAAGAGTTTTCTTTGACTCAATGGGTCCACGTTCATCGATGGGCTCACCGATCACGTTCATAATTCGTCCAAGCGTTTCAGGTCCAACAGGAACGGAAATAGGGTTTCCATCATCTTGAACTTCTTGGCCACGCTGGAGGCCTTCCGTAGCATCCATCGCAATAGTTCGAACCGTGTTCTCTCCTAAGTGCTGGGCTACCTCTAAAATTAATTTTTGATCACCCACATTCGTTGATAGGGCGTTCATGATAGGGGGTAATTCTCCTTCAAAGGCGACGTCGACCACAGCCCCTAATACTTGCGTGACTTTTCCTGCCTTGTTACTTGCCATTTGTTGCTCCTTTCCTAAACAGCTTCTGCTCCCGAAATAATTTCGATAAGTTCTTTTGTAATAAATGCCTGTCTTGTTCGATTATAAGTTAGAGTTAATCGATCAATCATATCACCGGCATTTCTTGTTGCGTTATCCATAGAAGTCATTCTCGCTGCATGCTCAGATGCAGAACTTTCCAGAATACTTCTGTAAATTTGTGTTAAAAAGTTTCGAGGTAATAAATACTCGAGTAATTCATTTTTATCAGGTTCAAACTCAAAAACCGCATTGCTTGTCTCTACTTCTTCTGAAGAGTCCTCTTCATCATTTGCCATTGGGATAATGGACTGATAAGTCGGCTCTTGGGCAATAGCAGATACGAATTTATTGAAGAGAATAGAAACTTCATCGACTTCTTTTGCCTCGAAAAGTTCAACAATTTTATTCTTAATTTCCTCAGCCACTTGAATTTGACGATCATTGGATGTGAGGTCTTCAAAATTAGCAATCACATCGATTTCAGCACGACGATAAAAACTCGCCGCCTTCTTTCCAACAGTTAAAAGTTTGACAGTTTTTCCTTTAGCCTGTTGTTCTGCAATCCAAGTTTTAGCATTACGGAATAGATTAGAGTTAAATCCTCCACATAGTCCTCTATCTGAAGAATTCACAATCAGTAGAGTTGTTTGAGGGTTTTCTCGACCTGTTAAAATCTCTGGTAAATCAGAGCTATTGGAGTTTTTACCTGCTAAAGAAGAAAGAATAAAAGCCAGACTATCCGCATAGACGCGAGAAGACTCAGCAAGTTCTTGCGCACGACGGAGCTTACTGGCAGCCACCATTTTCATCGCCGAGGTAATTTTTCTCGTCGACTTAACGCTTGAGATTCTATTCTTTAATTCTTTTAAACTGGGCATTAACTAAAATTAGCTGTGAATTTTTCTAGATAAGCTTCAATCTTCTGATCGCTCTCATCGCTAAAGTTACCAGTGTTATTGATTTCATCAAAGATATCTCCATGCTCGGCACGAAGACCTTCAAGGAACTTTAATTGGAAGTCAGAAATCTTTGCAGTATCAATTTTATCTAAGAAACCACGCACACCTGAGTAAATACTGAGAACCTGATCGGCTACAGACATTGGTACATACTGATCTTGTTTTAAAAGTTCAGTTAATCTCTCACCACGAGCTAGCAACTGTTTTGTTGAAGCATCAAGATCAGAAGCAAACTGAGAGAATGCCGCCATCTCACGATACTGAGCAAGTTCCAATTTAATTTTACCTGCTACTTTTTTCATTGCTTTCGTTTGAGCAGCTGAACCCACACGGCTAACAGATAGACCCACGTTAATCGCAGGACGAATACCTGAGAAGAACAATTCTGTTTCTAAGAAAATCTGACCATCCGTAATAGAAATAACGTTCGTTGGAATAAACGCCGATACGTCACCTGCCTGAGTTTCAATCACAGGAAGAGCTGTTAAGCTACCGCCACCGTTTGCATCGCTCATTTTTGCTGCACGCTCTAAAAGACGAGAATGAAGATAGAAAACGTCACCCGGGAACGCTTCACGTCCTGGCGGTCTTCTCAAAAGAAGTGACATCTGACGATAGGCAACTGCTTGCTTTGATAAATCATCATAAACGATTAAACCGTGCATTCCATTATCACGGAAAAATTCACCCATTGAGCATCCTGCATATGGTGCAAGGAACTGAAGAGGAGCTGGATCGGAAGCAGAAGCTGCTACCACGATAGTGTATTCCATCGCGCCATTCTCTTCGAGAGTCTTCACCACCTGAGCTACAGTTGATCTTTTCTGACCAATCGCAACATAAATACAATAAAGCTTTTTCGACTCATCATCAGACTGATTGATCTCTTTTTGGTTGATAATAGTGTCGATTGCGACCGCAGTTTTACCTGTTTGTCTATCACCAATGATCAATTCACGCTGACCTCGTCCGATCGGAACGAGTGCATCAAGAGCTTTTAGGCCTGTCTGCATAGGCTCGCCCACACTTTGTCTTGGAATAATTCCTGGTGCTTTTACCTCAATACGACGTGATTCACTACTTTGAATAGGTCCTTTACCATCAATAGGATTACCGAGCGCATCGACTACTCGTCCTAATAAACCTTTACCAACAGGAACTTCCACAATCTTTTGTGTTCTTTTAACTGTATCGCCTTCTTTAATACCTCTATCATCACCAAAAATAACGATACCTACATTATCTTCTTCTAAGTTAAGCGCCATTCCTTGAACGCCGCCTGCGAATTCTACCATTTCACCGGCTTGTACATTATCTAAGCCGTATACTTGAGCAACTCCGTCACCAACCTTCAGCACAGTTCCGACTTCGGAAATGTCTGCTTGGCTTTCAAAGTTGTTTATCTGATCTCTGATGATAGAAGAGATCTCCGATGCTTTAATTGACATTAAATGTCTCCTTTCACGTTATTGGTAAATTTGGATACTTGGTTAGCAATACTTAAATCGATCATCTTTGAACCGATTACTACAGTCATACCCCCAAGTAGAGATTTGTTTATTTGAAATTCTAAATTTAATTTCGAACCATATTGGTTGTGCAGTAAATCTTGTATATTTTTTTTTGTTGCTTCATCAATGGCATGAGCAGTTGTGACCTTGGCTTTTTGGTAACCTCTTTTTTCAAAAAGAACATCTTGGAACTCTTGCAAAACACTGGAGAAAAGGTTTAAGCGTTTATTTTTTTTGAGAGTATTGACCAGACCTCCTAAAATTTTTTGAGAGGATAGCCCCTCGACAATCTTCATCAAAATATTGGCTTTCAGTTCGTTCTTGGTCAATGGTGATTTCAAAAGAGTATCTAATTCCGCACTTTCGCTAATAACTCCGCTCAACGATTGAGCGTCCGCCAATAAGGCGTCGAGTTGTTCGTTTTGGACCGTATCAAAAAGGGCTACGGCATATCTTTTAGATGCTATTTTATTGCTCATATTATTAAGTAATCCGGCTTTTTTACCACATCATGCGGTTGAATGAGAACATACAAATGACGCATCAAGCAATTGATAGGGGATCAATATCAATATGCAAAAAACGTTTATTTTTCGGGCTTAATTGAGACAAAAGCTTAGAAATTTTACTACTTAATTGAGCATAGGATGTTTCTTTAAAGTAAAAATTCTCTTGATAGTGGTTTTTTTTGTAAGGAATCAAAGAAGGGGTAGGTCCCAGCACTCCTAGTTGGAGTTTTTTGGAGGTTTCCAAGATTTCTAAACAGATCGAGCGTAACTCCGGGTAATTTGGGTGGACCAATTGTAGTTGGGCAATTTTAGCATAAGGAGGAAGATGGCTTTGTTTTCTTCGCTCTAACTCATTTTTAATAAAGTTCTCTCTATTTTGATCTTTGATGCTTTGAAAAATTGGATGCTGAGGACTATAGGTTTGGATAAGCACCTTTCCTCTTTCCCCCTCACGACCAGATCGGCCAGCAACCTGTTGCAGTAATTGATAGGTTTTCTCCATCGCACGAAAGTCAGGACTAAATAAACTCGAGTCCCCATCAATAATATTGACTAACTTCAGATTAGGAAAATGAAAGGACTTCCCAATAATTTGCGAACCTATAAGTAAATTGGTTTCTTGTTCGAAAATTTTTTCCATCATCAGTTTTTTATTTTTTTTTGAGCTGAGTGTATCACTAGAGAAAACCTGACTTTGGTATCCTGGAAACAATCGCATCACTTCTTCTTGAAGTCGCTCCAGACCAATACCTAAAGAAACAAATTTATCAGAGGAGCACATTTTACAGATTTGTTGAGGATCATAAAAACTCGAACAGTGATGACAAATCAGTCGATCAATTTTTTTATGATAAACTAGATTCACAGCACAGTGTTGACATTGGATTGCTGTATGGCAACTCACACAAATTTTTGTAGGAGCATATCCTCGACGATTTAAAAAAAACAAAACTTGTCCTTT
The window above is part of the alpha proteobacterium HIMB59 genome. Proteins encoded here:
- a CDS encoding LSU ribosomal protein L21P (PFAM: Ribosomal prokaryotic L21 protein~TIGRFAM: ribosomal protein L21) produces the protein MYAVLKSVGKQFKVSPGDILKMDKIEGNVGDTISFKDVVAVGNGDKFELGSPAVQGAEVSAKLLHQTRDDKIRVFRKNRRKHFQRTKGHRQYISILKVMSIKSAIGEESFKEPAKKAAPKKEAAPKAEAPKKEAAPKVEAPKTEEKKTVKKETTEVKE
- a CDS encoding LSU ribosomal protein L27P (PFAM: Ribosomal L27 protein~TIGRFAM: ribosomal protein L27); translation: MATKKAGGSSKNGRDSAGRRLGVKKFGGEHVIPGNILVRQRGTKFYPGDNVGIGKDHTLFSKAEGKVQFKKSRNRQFVSVH
- a CDS encoding Obg family GTPase CgtA (PFAM: GTPase of unknown function; GTP1/OBG~TIGRFAM: Obg family GTPase CgtA; small GTP-binding protein domain): MAFIDKAKIYIKSGNGGHGALSFRREKFIEYGGPNGGNGGKGGDVIFRGNKGINTLQRYRFNQHHKAQNGMGGAGQLKTGSSGKDLILDVPCGTEIYNEDMTIKLHEILDDDQTYHFLRGGQGGKGNAHFKSSTNRAPRKFQQGEKGQEATVRLKLKILADVGLVGMPNAGKSSILNFVTNAKSKVADYAFTTLHPHIGMVQKEDLEFVLADIPGLIENASDGKGLGHDFLSHVERCKILIHVIDTTEADPFKNYQIIRQELENYGAEIESKKEIIALNKVELLDEKEVEQIKEKFSSLDRRIFTISAATGYHLDQLTNLCLEYLQDE
- a CDS encoding glutamate 5-kinase (PFAM: PUA domain; Amino acid kinase family~TIGRFAM: glutamate 5-kinase) encodes the protein MNKTFQNLAKQSKVIVIKVGSNILVNEKFKLRKKWLNSLVDDVAKLQKKGSKIIIVSSGAIALGRDVLQKKKLTNLHEKQAAASIGQIQLSQNWQRAFARSKIQSSQILITAEDLNERRKYLNIRNTIYSLMDLNVIPIINENDTTSTEEIRFGDNDKLSAMIANALSAELLILLSDVNGLYTSNPKKSSNAKLLTSVSEIDQKIEKYVDQDLSEFGSGGMLAKVNAAKLCMQSGSTMIISNGLVNNPIDQIHPKKSTWFHPAKNILTSRQQWIWNRPIQKAIIHIDEGASKALGKNSSLLAIGVKGIEGRFYRGDTVSIHYNKKEVARGMINYDFKEMDQIKGKKSNEISTILGFVREDEIIHKDNLVASR
- a CDS encoding glutamate-5-semialdehyde dehydrogenase (PFAM: Aldehyde dehydrogenase family~TIGRFAM: gamma-glutamyl phosphate reductase); the encoded protein is MSEYFDQILTQAKQASFDMAKLSAKDRSKILMNISGFLVARKQEILQANQIDIDRAKQNNLSAPMVNRLILTDIKIDQLAQDVEKIAQMADPLNQELEKWSNPTNGLQFSKVSVPIGVIGIIYESRPNVTIDAASLCLRSGNVSILRGGSECIETNKKLYECIQEALKDLQLNPYLVCFVEQTDRAYVQELLQAEGKVDVIIPRGGKSLIQTITDNSRVPTIKHLEGICHTIWDEGYPKEQAQSIIHNAKLRRPEICGATETLLIHSSHSAEDIAYVLDDLKSQGCEIIGCEKLAQLYSIDRPAVEEDWSTEYLDKKISVKIVDNIEESVDHVNQYASGHTESCLTNNSQSIQYFFQNCKSAILMHNASTQFADGGEFGFGAEIGISTDKLHVRGPVGAKHLTTFKYQVTGNHTTRP
- a CDS encoding cytidyltransferase-like enzyme (PFAM: Cytidylyltransferase~TIGRFAM: nicotinate (nicotinamide) nucleotide adenylyltransferase; cytidyltransferase-related domain); translated protein: MNRTVGIYGGFFNPFHLGHLHVIQSSLEHLQLQKLITLPTFHNPLKENINSLHPHDQIKQLRSEISLPKVKISDFEFRHQTKCTADVLKKIQSRCSLDQFYLIVGLDQLGQFHRWTEYQWIIQNISICVIYRPRYDEHIENTHIHKEFPHLFMSDLTKFINHSTPCLHILNLPGVDLSSSELRDS
- a CDS encoding iojap-like protein (PFAM: Domain of unknown function DUF143~TIGRFAM: iojap-like ribosome-associated protein), encoding MSYEIPNQHKDPAVQAIVNSLEDNKAENVTVIPLKGKAEFAEFMVVASGRSNKHVDSVSEKVYRDLKSQKHFVHKPEGKPLCDWTVIDAGHVLVHIFRNEVREVYDLEKLWSEDFTNINTAS
- a CDS encoding peptidase, S41 family (PFAM: Peptidase family S41; PDZ domain (Also known as DHR or GLGF)~TIGRFAM: C-terminal peptidase (prc)) encodes the protein MLKYILIFLFAFHAPSSFADTTKETYRQLSIFNEVYNRVKNQYVEELTDKELVEKALNGMLQALDPHSSYMNEEVFKEMQEDTSGTFGGLGIEITTDKGFIKIISPIDDTPAFEAGIQAGDYITHLNGESVVDMNLKEAIDIMRGEVGTSITITIIRGSEEPFDVELIRDTIKMASVKHRVLNDVGVLRVSTFNEQTTSGLKESIQELEESENPPIGYVLDLRNNPGGLLTESVSVSDVFLEEGEIVSIRGREKKDVQVFSAKKGDLINKKPLVVLINEGSASASEIVAGALQDHDRAVIMGMKSFGKGSVQTIVPIDGGAIRLTIAKYYTPSGDSIQAVGIEPDVVVPRAELNIIDNYFTFRESDYKDALDNETTDGSEEEATSTDILEKDYQLSRAVDAVKTIAVLN